CTGACAAAGTTCACCATCACACTCTGTAATACATTCATAGTATCTTAGCTTAATTAGCAAACCAGAAGCTCATAGTATATAACAAACACCATAATAGAACTAATCTATTAactaaaagaaacaagaaaagctCCATTATCTGTTAAGCTCTAGTGATCACCCCATTCAATTTTGTCTCTGATATTTGCCAGCACCTCTTTAGACTCCCTCAACAACTTGATACTTGTGTTCAGCTTCTCACGCTTATTAGCAACAGATGGAGGTTCCTCTAACATTCTTTCTATCACATCACCAGCAGTGCTTACCAACTCATTAAAAATCTCCTTTTCCATTTCCTTGTTGACAAGATTTCGGATGCTGAGCTGCAGATGCAGAGCCATATTGTCAACCAACCTCATCAAGACAACCTTCCAGTAAGCAGTCACCCTCATCTTCAAGTCGAAAGCTTTAGGCAGAATAAGCTTGTACTCCATCAGATGTCCAACTTTAACATCTCCAAAGCCTTCAATCTTTACGAGGTAGTATCGGCCTCTTTGCATGATGTCTTCAATGACTGTATGCTGCTGTGCCATGAGCTTGTTCCATTCCTTCATATATTCTGGATTACATGTGTAATCCGTTTCCTTCTCCATCTGAACGATCTCTGTTACCCAATCAATGGACCGGTCTTTCATTTTAGCTACAAGTTTATGGGCTACTCGTCTGATAAATAACTGAAGTTGGTGATAGTTCTCCGAGTGACGATCCAAAACTGAAATGACCACACCTTCAATGTAAGTCCACACTTTTTCAACAAACCCTATTGGTAGTTCTGATATTTCTTCAACCTTTTGCTGCAGGATGGTAAGGAAGGCAGTGTGAGGAAGGATATTGGGCAATTCAATCCCTTTCGTTTCCTCCAAAACCTCAATCTCATACATCATAAATTTCTTTGTATGGTCAGAGCAGTTATGAAGTTCAGTTGAGAATTGATTGAGCATTTCAACCAATCTAGCAGTGCAGtgcatttctttttcatatagGTATTCATCAATTTCCCCTCTTAGAAGGATTTTCCTCAAAGACTCCTTGGAAGATCCAATGATGCCCGTGAAAACTGCCATGACCTCAGCAACTGACAGCAACCTCCTGGGCATTCTATTCCACTCTGAAATACTCGTTTTCAACTTCTCATCAATCTTTCTGACGATATCAGGCAAACACTTGGCAATAATATTGGCCTGAATTTGCACCAGTTTTTGAGCCAAAACTTGAATACCCACTGTAGATTTATCAATCTTGGACAAAAGTTGATGTGCAGCAAACAGTGCAGCTTCTTCCTTCCTTGCATCCTCATAAGACTCATTGCCAATACGGTTTCTAACACACACATAACCAAGGCCTACATTCACATCATTTCTAGTGACCTTCTCAAGTAACCCTTCAGGTGATTTATCAACCTTCGTAACCACAGCAATAGTCCTCTCACCTTTCTTGTCGACTTTCTGTGACATCATTATGGATTCACATGTGGAAAAATCAACGCTCGCAGACAAAACATTAAGGATAACACTCTCATCAGGACTTATATACTTCATTATAATCTTTGCTATCTGCTCATAGATATTTTCAGGTTGACCATGAACAGGAACTCTTGTGATTCCAGGGAGATCAACAAGAGTAAGATCAGGAACGCCATTCTTTTTCACTACAAGAGTTAATTCAGTGTTAGATATGTCCTTACCGTTTCCTGCAATCTCATGAGTGGCAAGATTGATAGCATCAGCAACGTGGGCTTCATCAGTAGGCACTGTTTTGTCATTGAACTGCAAGAAAATCTCTGGTACAAGAGATGGGTGATGTTTAAGCCTCATAATGAGAGGCACTCTAGTGCAAATGCCATCGCCACGAGGAAGATTGATACAAGCCAACGATTCAAGAACACTGGATTTGCCTGAAGATTGATCgccaacaacaacaatggtTGGAAGTTGTATGCCTTCTGTCATTACCTGGAGTTGCCTCAGCCTGTCCACCGCATCAAGGAGAGGTGTGATACGGTCGTTGTAATATGAAACAATTGGTACATGATCATGAAAAATAGCCTCATGTTCAACATGAAGTTCTACTTCTGTATTTACTGATGCATCTTCATATTCTTCAACTCCTTTCCTTTTTGAAGAAGGCTTGCCTCCACTCATTTTCTGTAGAAAAGATCAGACAGGgatagaagaagagagagattttTATATGGAAAGAGTTTGAAGATTGGTATGGTcttggaaagaaaaggaaggaagggAAGATATATTTTATAGTAGAGGAGGTTTCCATTTAActgaaaaattaagataattgcAAAATTACGATAAAGAGATTTTCAATATAGCTCTCCAATTAATACTTTTATCCATTAGGTCcctttctaaatataatttctgTCCATTTCTAAATATTGTTTTCATTGCTGAGAAAAATAGTACATAAAGTGAAATCGAATAGAATAACCTCCAACAAAAGAAAAGtacaaagaaaagaccaaaaaataacccccaacaaaagaaaagtaaaaaaaaaaaattaccaaaaaaattaccTCCAACAAAAGAAAAGTATGTAGAATAACCtccaacaaaacaaacaaaaaaattacctccaacaaaagaaaagtataTAGAATAACCTCGAACAaaagaaaagtattaaaaaaaattaccaaaaaaattacctccaacaaaagaaaagtataaaaacaaattaccaaaaaaattaccTCCAACAAAGGACTAAATCGAATAACCTCAACATCGAgtatttttggattaatttataCTAAATCTTTTATCTAGATAATCTTATAAGAGGAGCACATCTCTTGTATTAGTATGGTGAATTCAAaggaattaatttatttaagtcTCTTATATACTATTTCTaagttcaaattaaaagaacCACGAAAATCAACATATCTCATTAACTATAAGATTAACCTTAAGatagaaatatttaaaagagctaaaaaaaaataaattaagtgaaCTTTAGattaatttgaccttaaaactcaaaatatctaaatttaaaatattaatatttttttttatttaaaaagtatatacaTAGAAATACATGTTACTTTTTGGTATAGAAATACAtgtattgaaaaatgaaatattgaaaTAGATCCAAATAaggaattaattttttggtatagAAAACTAactttttgattaaataaataacataaaaaattgacttgataaaattgtaattataaagcaaaagaaGTATACATTAAAGATGCTTGAAATCATAGaactataatatttattagaaaaaaaataagggtgtaTGTATGTGTccaatcaatattaatatttggaGTGTATAGTCCTGAAAAATTACTCACATTCCCAAGCCCTTGGATTGTAATTCCCATTTTTTTTAGGATGTGATTCCAAGGAAGTTTCtttacaaataattaaagtaatactccatttattttttaaaaacaaatagagtcatgaaaaagaaaattttcaacttttaGTTCAAatgcaataatttttaatctagAGAACAACAAAAccagtttttaaaatttttactaggtttgaaaaataatttaatgaggttgttcatatttgttttttgtaagtttttcaaacaaagaaaattaaaataataaataatacaatatttttatcttatatacAAACACTTTTTAGGGAtgtgtaaaatattaatttttatttaaaaaaaaaaacatatttagttatcaatatttttcttttgtgcaCAAATACTTTTTAGCAATccaaaatattacttttttagaGGAAGGTTCCACTAAATAGTAAATCTAAAGAAGCAACTCACATATTCTAAATGATGTAAAGTTGatctattagatttttttcaagaaaaggtAATATAActagaatttaaaacaaatgacaacacaaaaaaatatttattagaaaCTAAATAATACAACACATATGAATGAGGATGACCAAAATAAGATGTCAAAATCTAGGTGATAGAAGAAAAGTAGAAAAGGCATGATAATTGGGTAGGGTAAACAGAGCATGAAATGAAAgatataaaatctatttttaattgtgcTGAAAAGAATGATAGCCTTGAAAGTACAAGATAAAAATGACCatagaattcaaaaattatattattattattattattattgatagcAAATTGCCGTATAGAGagcaaagatttttttatatcgagaatgtcataacttaatttttaaattttcaaaaaaatatgattgaaaaaaaaaataatgaaatgaatggagaataaattgaaatttgggtcaagacaatataaattgaaagtttgtagaattaattaaactttggattagtttaattaatcaaatcaatagcttaattgaagaatttataagtttaagaacttaattgaacttggaattagtttaattaatgaaatcaggggcgtaattgaagaaatatcaaagtttggggcTGATTCGGGTTataattgcaagaaattaaagtccaaTGACCATTTTATAAATGGAACTAAAATGAAGGGGTCCAATTAGAATTTACCCAGGCGTTTGATTACACAATTGCAGGACTTCAgtgaccaaattgaaattggcTATTCCCATCCCCGTTTCAAAGCAAATTGTTAATCTCCTTCAGCCCGATTCAGCGGAAACGGTAGAGAACGTGGTAACGTCTTTCCCCCACGAGATGTGCCATTAATAGTCCAATAATGGATACTATCCCAGCGGCTGCACGATCACCACTCTGAGAGGTGCAAGGGCGTTCTATTGCCTATAAATATGAACACAACAGGTGAACAAGAAGGGGGAGGacgcagaggagagagagagagaccgagAGAGAAAGGAGGAGTGAGACCAGAGGAAAAACTGGTGAAAAACTGGAGGAGAACAAACAAAAGAATACCAGAGGGAGCACGGGATAGAGAGAACCGGGGAGAGCATAAGACCGAGAACAAAACACACACTGACGCGAAGGAACAAACACAGGggactgagaaaaaaaaacacgaacaGAGAACGCGAACGGAGGAGAGGACAGGGAGCAAACacagaggagagaggagagagtaTACAGGGAGAGACCAGAgaacagagaaaaaagaaagaaaccaaaaagaaaCGCACAGAGAAACGAAGAAGACGGAGATAGAATCGGAGAGAACGAAAGGAAGGGAAAACAGAGGCGACCGgagaaaaacaaacagagaacagagaaaagagaaaaccaAGCTACAGAAACAATACACAAGAACAGAAAGACCAAGAAGAATAAGCATGTCAGATAATCATATGAACACCAGAATATAGAATAATCTATTAACTTCACATCAAAGATCCCATGAAACGAATACGGTGGTTGAGCACATCTCGATTAGGAAAGATTCTATAGTAAAAGAAACAATTCGGAGAAAGGCTTCAAGATTCTATAGTAATAATCCAATCGAAAATCCAAATGTTCCCAACAACATTTGATAAGGGTGAATAACCAGGTTCATGTGCAGAGATCACGAAAACTTAGTACAGATACAAAGGATATGATATAAGTTTATTTAATACATGATGTATTATACATCAATATTGTTTTACATTATTGTTTTACATAGCTTATTGTAACTTATTACATGAACATCATATTTTGCAAAACAAGATATGGGCCACATCACTATTATACCTTAAGCTACTTCCACACTATACGCAACACACAGGGAGATGCTGAAAGGAAGGTCGATCTAAAGACAGATTAATTTAAGGCCCCAGCATGAgaccatatatataattatgcaaATAACTGGATGTCTTATCTTATGGTATGAAATCTTCACGCCTGGCGAAATTCATGCTTTATTCTATGATCCAATCAAACTTCACAGACCATATAATTATGCTAACTGCTGGATTTATTATGTTATGGTAGGTAATCTTCAAGGCTGGTGAAATTCATGCTTTCATCACTGATCGAAGCTAAGAAGAGTTGGCTAAGGTTTTTGTAGGGTATTGATCTGTGCAGTTTTTCCAGACATTCGTGTCCTCCACGTCCTTCATAACTTTCCACACACAATTGTTGCACttaaaacctgccccaaggctgATCATTAGTATTTTATCACCCTTCTTGAGCCTTTTCTTGGCCTCCATGTAACCTAAAACATACCACAGGCCGCCGGATGATGTATTTCCAAACCGATAAAGTGCCATTCTAGCTGGTTCCAGATCATAATCATTGAGTGCTAAACTCTGCCCAGCCCCATCAATAATTGCCCGCCAACCAGGGTGCACACAAAAGTGATCGATTCCAGACTTGAGATCCAAACCAGGCCCTGCATCCTTAGGAGTTGGCcgcttcattattttatttcgaTAATAGCTTATTCGATAGCGGAGCACCTCTGACAGTGGTATAACTTTAGGAAGAAGAACTCGGAGATTCATGGTTAAAGCTTTAGCACCAGCTTTAGGTAGATCTTTGTTGAGCCGAAAGCCATTGATTCCAAGGTCATCTTCTGCTTGGAAGCAGCTGTTATATGCTTCGTCATTAGAGCCGATATGTGTGCGTACAGAACAAGTCAATTCCATGAGGGCTTTATTCTTCCAATCTCTGTTATTTGTTAAGAGAATGGAGCAGCTCCCAGTACGAAATAGAATGTTGGAGAGCATCATGGACTTGTCTTTTCCAGGATACCAATGTGAACTCATGGATTCTGTGCTCATAACGATTGCAAATGAATTCTTGTATGTCTTGAACAGTTGCTTGACTAAATCAATGGCTACTGCACTTGCACTACAACCCATTCCAGAGAGATTGAATGCCTTGATGTCCTCCCTCATCTTGTAACGGTTTATTACTCGAGCTGTTAGAGAGGGAGCTGGTGAGAACAAAGAGACTGAAGAGACAATACTGTTGATTTCTGATGGAGAAACTCCTGTCTTGGCAAAGAGCTTATCAACAGCATCGAAAAGGATACCATCCATCTCCGAAATTTCATCCATAAGAGTTGCAGATTCCTCTCTTCCTTCCATGATATTTTTTGGGATACAAGTTTCTTCACCAATGCCAGAACTAACCGTAGTCTTTAAAAGAAACTTGTATTCTTCTATTCCGAGATTCTTGTTTCGTGAAATAATTCTAGCACTGGATCTAGGATCAAGCTTCTGGTCTTCAGCGGCTTTATGGCACTCATAGCTTAGCATATAGCAACACTGATCTTTCTTTTGGTATCCTAACTTATAAAGGTTGAAGATAATATAGTGCAATAACAGTGGAAGCATTGCCAAGAACAACcccataacaaaaagaaaagaaaagctataGATTGGGTTTCAAGAGATGCGGAGACTTTTACGAGGGAGTTTATTATCAGAACACAACTATGGTCCTACTCTTATACTAGAGAAAGGGTTACATGCAATGCCTATGCGCATGCAAGCATTAGATAATGTTCCTCAAAAATTGATTGCTGGGGAAAAGATTGAGCAACTCCTTGTTAGAAATTTCAAAATAGGTGGGGATTATACATAACTGTCTATATATTTGTGCCAGTAATTAATGTTCAACCCCCAAAAATATTTAGACCATTAGACCATTGTTATTTAATATGAGAGAGGATCATTTAATGCGCCAGATCATTTCATCCTAGGTTATTTAGTACATGATACAAACTCCTGAGACTTATTATGGCTTGAAAGATTCACAGCGTTCAAAAAATAGAGCCTGCTGTAGAACCATGCATTCCATATTGAGCAACTTgataaataatgagaatatcaaattgattttgaaattgtGAAATGAAATGATTATATGGTgatcaaaaattttattaactCATGTTCAAagatcatgtattaattaattctattattaatttatcaatatctGAAAAATAGAATATGATATTAAACCATTCCATCCTGGATGAATTAATTCATTTATCATATTATCCGGTAATCAACATTCAAAAGACGAGGTCTAATATTATACTATATTATCTTAGGTCAATTAACAATTAATAGAAACAATTAACAcaaggattattttttattttattaatcttaTTATTCATTAATCAACATCCGAAAAACATGGTATGATGTTGGAGCATACCATCTTAGGTTgataaacaattattatttttgtaatggttttttattccaatttttttaaaaagataattagtCTTTAGATTTCAACATCATATTTTTACAATTActcaatattttcaaatttaaatttgtagtTTGATTCAACCATCCCTTAATATCCatccaacaaaccaaaaaaactttaaaactaAACCACACTTCTTTCATATCAATAATCACATAATCAACTTAATCAAAACTAACGAATTTCAATCTTATCattaattgtatttaaaaaaaaatacatacatcATTCACcttgtattttcaaaatcacaattcaattttaaattttaaacttacAAACTTATCCACCATTGTTGGATCAAACAATCAAACTCACATACTCAAAGatttaaaaatctcaatcaaatcaataatgcccatttattaaaaaaattcaatgtaatCAACAATGCTTCACATTTCTCAATTTCTAgctttaaaatcattaattcacccattaacttgaaattttctCAATGAACCATTAGCAATTATCACatcatttttcaatataatgCCATACTTCCTTAAACACTAAAGACTAAATGAAGCATAACAaatcatattcaaattaaatgtCCTTCTGGTCCGTTTTACGGTTGATAGGAAGAACctgtgaatttattttaattatttttttcttgattgcgTTATATAGTGGCTAAAGGATCATCAAGAATTCCTCTCAAATCCAGTCTACATTGCTGGTGACTCCTACTCTGGCATTATCGTTCCAGCTGTAGTTCAAAAGATTTCTAATGGTATAATAACAAATTGATCATTATGTTATCGAAATGACAGGGTCTGCTTGCATATTTGTTTCCTATATTTAATTGTGTTCTAAGCTTTTTGAAAAGACGTAATTGTTAGAAATTATTGAGAAAACTGTGTCTCTGGCGGAGGCATTCAGAACCGAAACAGAGACATCCTTTCTTACTGTGTTGCAGAAAGTGATTGCTCTGTATCCCATCCTGTGGAATGGCAGACTCAAGTTATGGGGGTAGATATTGTTTGGAGAGTGGGAAGAATCATAGCAGGCTTTAGTGCTAGGGTTTGGTGAAAGATAACTTGGAGAAAATGATATAGAGAAATTATAAGTTGATACAGGGAGATGGAATCCTTATATTACTTCTAGGCTTTTCTAATTCGTTCTTGAGATTGAGTGCATTTTTCTTCTGATCTATGATCAATTTGATTTAGTGGAATTCCAGTAGTGTGGTTGGGGAAAGGTAGAACTAGAAGAGGGCTGGCTCTAAGAGGCTGAAAGGGAATTATAAGTTGGATTTTCTCTGTTTATGCAAAACTTGCTGTTCTCAAGCTTTAGAGCTATTGGTTTGCAAAAGCAGTATCCAGGTTCATGAAGTTGCAGATCTGGCTGTGACGGGCTGTCTATTAGTCTCTTATCCTTCTATCATATAGTGTGGATGGTGTCTGTTTCTCGCTTTCATCAGGGCGGTGTTTCACGAGATCTCTTGATTGCTTTGTTATGCTGAAGCTTGCTACTGCATAGTTTTCTTCTTTGATCTGTTGAATTGAGCACTTGAAATGGTGATGGCAATCATATCAAGAAGCCATCAGCTTCAACAAGATATATTTGTGGGAGTCTTCAACTAATCTGGAGTGCATGGAGTTTTGGTAGCAttcgttttttctttctttctttctttcttctgcaGAACTTTTTCATGCAGCTTCTATCCATTTTGGTGCTTTATctcactaaaaataataatcatccAAAGTCCTTATATACAAGGAGCTCATGAATGTATGCAGTTTGTAGGAGTCAACATATATGTTAGTACATGAACTTAAATTTAATAAGTCCCTAAAGAGTCACTTAgaactgttagagaataatataaatcatattctaagATCTTACTTAACAGTtcaagctattgagttgagatggttcttttaCATattatcagagtcttgatgaccaagtagtctcaagttcgaatctcagcatcctcatttatttgataaaaattaagcataaggtaatGTGAACTTATGtaaatttcaagcccaaaggtcTTCGAAgaggtgtgttagaaaataatataaatcatatcctaaaaccttacctaacagtttaagttgACAAGAACTCTATATAAGAAGTGTTTTATAGCTCGTTTTGCAACGCATATCCTTAGTCTCTGCTTAAGATTAGAAGAATGTAGGCACATATTCAAGTACAGTAAAAGACTTTCTTCCTacattcaagaatttttttaccTTCTGTTGCTGTTTGTAACTTATTAAGTAACATACTATATGAATGAGATTATCTTGAAGCAAGCTGTTCAATGGTTGCAGGGAACAGTGATGGTATCAAACCGCGAATAAATCTCAAGGTTCTGATTATATATTCCATTATTCTCTTTCTTGTTCATACAAAAAGATTGTCATTGATTACGCTATAAAAAAATTGCCTATTTTTTGTAGCAAAATTACTGgaccaaatatattaaaaaaagaagaggaggaaacaAGAATATACATTGCATGCTTACATCTAAGATTTGCTGATGGAAGTAGTCGTTTAATTTTTTACGGTTGCAGGGATACATACTTGGGAACCttattgccttttatttttaacaaaattcatGTTGTATCTTCTTATTTATAtctctagatttttttaatccaatacaaaataatatatctgAAAACTCATGGTAAAATTTCAGTCTAATTCAACAGTCAGATTAGTATTCTTACTTGATTGCATAAAACTAGAGAATAGACATAATTAAGCTAGAATCTGAAATTTCTTGTTCAACTTATCAATTTTGTGCTTGCATGAAGATTTGCTGATGGAAGTGGTGGTTAATTTGTACGGTTGCAGGGATACATACTTGGGAACCCTATTACTGATCCTACTTTTGATTTTAACTCAAGGATTCCATTTGCTCATGGAATGGGACTTATTTCTGATGAACTCTATGAGGTGATTCACTTGGTGTTATAGAGCCTTGCTTTCTGGCTTGAAATCATGTCTAACAAGTGTCACAAATTGTTTCAGTCACTGAAGAAAAGTTGTGCAGGAGAATACCAAACGATAAAACCGAGCAATGCAGAGTGTTTGAAAAATGTAGAGGCTTTTGATAAGGTATTCATCCATAACTTATATCCTGCGAAATCCCCATCATGTTTTTCCCCAGAACTCAATGCTAATGCAGGTAGAGCCATTCGCTTTCTCAGTGCATTTCAGATATTGAAGATTCACATATTTTGGAACGCAAGTGTCCTAGTGATGCCCCACGTCTGATAGAGACGTTGGGCAAAAGAAGATATCTCCATGAGAACCCTCAAGAACTCCTCCATTTCAAACCTGATCTTCCTACCATCGGATGCCGTGTAATTCCCTTTCCCCTTCCTCTAATATGCAATATTCATACATACAAGAAAAGTAATTGTTAAGAAAGgacaaaataatctttaaagCTCCACTTGTGTAACCGGTTTGTCACAAGATCTCAATATTATGATATAGAAATGCTGACAGAAGATCATCGAGGAAACAGACAATCAACATAATGttcttttttatgaattgatgcAAGTTTGTTTCTGGTCCTTTCCTCATTTTGAAAATTGTCCTTGATGCCTACAGACTTATGGACATGTTCTCGTTACTTACTGGGCAAATGACGATAATGTCCGCAAAGCACTCCATGTGCGAGAGGTATGGGATTGAGATTTGAGACTAGTAGTAAGAGTTTTAGCTAGCAAGAAATCAGTAAGAGAATAATGTAAGCCTGTTTTGATGCAGGGAAGTATAGAGGAGTGGAAACGATGCAATTATAAAATACCTTAAACTTATGAAATTAAGAGCAGCATCAAGTATCATATAGACCTTGGGATAAAAGGTTACCGCAGATTAATCTACAGGTTGCTGGTgttgttttttactattattattatattcatacgACATACTATGACACTATATAGTTTGGTTGATATGGTCTGTCCTTGTATTGATTGAACAGTGGCGATCATGACATGGAGGCACCATTCTTGGGAACTCAAGCATGGATAAGACCTTTAAACTACTCTATTGTCAATGACTGGCAGCCATGGCACTTTCAAGGTCAAGTTGCAGGGTATGTTCTTCAAATGAATATTCGTTTTGATCAATTTGCTGGAATTCTGTAACTCTTCTCTAGCTCTTAATCTGCCTGCTAAAAGAGCctattaaatgaagaaaataagtgaTTTGGAGTTTGACTTGAGCATGTGCGCGCAGATACACGAGGACTTACACTAGTCAATTGACATTTGCGACTGTGAAGTTAAGGGATTTGTCAACTTTCCATTTCTACTGCCCAGAAAATTCTTATAGCAAATTTCTGTTTACTTCATTCTTTGGCTAATCTGTAGGGTGGAGGGCACACTGCTCCCGCGTACAGGCCTGCAGAATGTTTTGCCATGTTTGGAAGGTGGATAATTCAAGAACATTTGTAACTAGGCTGCGACCAAAAGCTCTGTCATGGGAAATGGTCACTGGCCATTGCATCTGCCAAGCTCCATTTCTATAGGAAGCGCATTTTAGTTCTGCGACTATCAACGGAAATTgacaacaattatttttttttattaaagtttttactTTGTTCTAGGATGAATAATACAAGTGCTAGGATGAATACATAAATATCATGatacaaaattttttaaaaaaaaaaattagccctCAATACTAAATTAAGTATCCATCGCACCCTCCATAATAGAAATTTGGTTAATAATTTAATACTCGTTGATAAAGATGTATTACGCAACAATTAGAGAGAATTTAGGCTAACATCCAATTATTGTGGCCTTCAACAACACAAATCTATGTGCCTAGAACATTGTGATCTT
This window of the Populus trichocarpa isolate Nisqually-1 chromosome 13, P.trichocarpa_v4.1, whole genome shotgun sequence genome carries:
- the LOC18104529 gene encoding 3-ketoacyl-CoA synthase 19, which encodes MGLFLAMLPLLLHYIIFNLYKLGYQKKDQCCYMLSYECHKAAEDQKLDPRSSARIISRNKNLGIEEYKFLLKTTVSSGIGEETCIPKNIMEGREESATLMDEISEMDGILFDAVDKLFAKTGVSPSEINSIVSSVSLFSPAPSLTARVINRYKMREDIKAFNLSGMGCSASAVAIDLVKQLFKTYKNSFAIVMSTESMSSHWYPGKDKSMMLSNILFRTGSCSILLTNNRDWKNKALMELTCSVRTHIGSNDEAYNSCFQAEDDLGINGFRLNKDLPKAGAKALTMNLRVLLPKVIPLSEVLRYRISYYRNKIMKRPTPKDAGPGLDLKSGIDHFCVHPGWRAIIDGAGQSLALNDYDLEPARMALYRFGNTSSGGLWYVLGYMEAKKRLKKGDKILMISLGAGFKCNNCVWKVMKDVEDTNVWKNCTDQYPTKTLANSS
- the LOC18104528 gene encoding dynamin-related protein 4C, with amino-acid sequence MSGGKPSSKRKGVEEYEDASVNTEVELHVEHEAIFHDHVPIVSYYNDRITPLLDAVDRLRQLQVMTEGIQLPTIVVVGDQSSGKSSVLESLACINLPRGDGICTRVPLIMRLKHHPSLVPEIFLQFNDKTVPTDEAHVADAINLATHEIAGNGKDISNTELTLVVKKNGVPDLTLVDLPGITRVPVHGQPENIYEQIAKIIMKYISPDESVILNVLSASVDFSTCESIMMSQKVDKKGERTIAVVTKVDKSPEGLLEKVTRNDVNVGLGYVCVRNRIGNESYEDARKEEAALFAAHQLLSKIDKSTVGIQVLAQKLVQIQANIIAKCLPDIVRKIDEKLKTSISEWNRMPRRLLSVAEVMAVFTGIIGSSKESLRKILLRGEIDEYLYEKEMHCTARLVEMLNQFSTELHNCSDHTKKFMMYEIEVLEETKGIELPNILPHTAFLTILQQKVEEISELPIGFVEKVWTYIEGVVISVLDRHSENYHQLQLFIRRVAHKLVAKMKDRSIDWVTEIVQMEKETDYTCNPEYMKEWNKLMAQQHTVIEDIMQRGRYYLVKIEGFGDVKVGHLMEYKLILPKAFDLKMRVTAYWKVVLMRLVDNMALHLQLSIRNLVNKEMEKEIFNELVSTAGDVIERMLEEPPSVANKREKLNTSIKLLRESKEVLANIRDKIEWGDH